Proteins from a genomic interval of Ndongobacter massiliensis:
- a CDS encoding HAMP domain-containing sensor histidine kinase, translated as MEKTDKKEKQQEQETAEKKSRQEEKVPQNGIGSDSTMPETPKKDSVRRFTGLPLTVQLVSIVLIFIGLLNMVVSSWKSSPSAPNTSFYASGEWACAFRDESASVLEDSLQVEAMQWYDKIPAKAALCPAVINMPWNYVVEYFADMSQNPDDKEAAVIAQRYLSAWGEERGAWRGEEEARSRTFPLFRKADLEAWQKNPIRYRTVRITRQWVPEQDAYRYVFPEQQEEDVETTRSKNEYWRPVNRENHPQALEEIFLPVVQEIPTSVDGTDIWAFLMETGNDPEEIFQALAAFKEEGKLQQAQRTFAPEKSNLAFRISYARSGNEYTNAADARFRDADFSAPLEGQFTLSDRPYVSTLDVGDGKWSREFRHAFAQSPLYLDAPLSGISLTMRLDLRLNEKDRISVAKLDYEEAQPNFWRATAIFGIGAVLWIVSLVFFLMRTPVRKGFWTRMEAKVPVEAYLVASALFCVGTIFYFLSLWDFFGFSSGVWESASAPMALWDWRGTVLSFLMILPELIGLYLLSALVRKWKAKRFYQGSVLQYLFETIGNLFSGGKSRPKRTWSLVLVLCGFFFLQFLCLLELSRRWLFFFLVDAGFLYFALRDQEEKESLFRRASKIAQGERAPVTEPDDSGLPRYLPQNRKLAEELAQIELGVDRAVRASVKNERMQTDLITNVSHDLRTPLTSIISYINLLQRETIENEKAREYIAVLDQKAQRLRQLMDDLIEASRASSGALDVRADVIDLNELLLQVIGEYEDKWQDRQLELRVAIPPRHILIRADGRHLYRVLDNVLNNAQKYAMPGTRVYLDVEENPENGVVTVRNTSEEALHIDAQRLLERFKRGDEARTKVGSGLGLSIAESLTRLMHGTLDIAIDGDLFKVTLSFPLEKGV; from the coding sequence ATGGAGAAGACAGATAAAAAAGAGAAACAACAGGAACAGGAAACGGCTGAAAAAAAGAGCCGGCAGGAAGAAAAAGTACCGCAAAACGGGATAGGCTCAGATTCCACCATGCCGGAAACACCAAAAAAAGATTCCGTTCGCCGGTTTACAGGGCTTCCGCTGACGGTACAGTTGGTATCCATTGTGCTCATTTTTATTGGTCTATTGAATATGGTGGTCAGCAGCTGGAAGAGTTCACCGAGCGCCCCGAATACTTCCTTTTATGCGTCGGGGGAATGGGCATGCGCGTTTCGGGATGAAAGCGCTTCCGTCTTGGAAGATAGCCTGCAGGTAGAAGCCATGCAGTGGTACGATAAGATTCCTGCAAAAGCAGCACTTTGCCCGGCGGTCATAAATATGCCCTGGAATTATGTCGTGGAGTATTTTGCCGACATGAGTCAAAATCCGGACGACAAGGAAGCCGCCGTGATTGCCCAGCGGTATTTATCGGCATGGGGCGAAGAGCGGGGCGCTTGGCGTGGCGAAGAAGAGGCACGCAGCCGAACATTTCCCCTATTTCGAAAAGCGGATCTGGAAGCGTGGCAGAAGAATCCGATACGGTATCGCACGGTGCGCATCACGCGGCAATGGGTGCCGGAGCAGGATGCATATCGGTATGTCTTCCCCGAACAGCAGGAAGAGGACGTGGAGACGACCCGGTCCAAAAACGAGTATTGGCGCCCGGTAAACCGGGAGAATCACCCCCAAGCCCTGGAAGAGATATTTTTGCCCGTGGTACAGGAGATTCCAACGTCGGTGGACGGCACAGATATTTGGGCTTTTTTGATGGAAACGGGAAACGACCCGGAGGAGATCTTTCAGGCGCTTGCTGCTTTTAAGGAAGAGGGAAAGCTGCAACAGGCACAGCGCACCTTTGCACCGGAGAAAAGCAACTTGGCCTTTCGCATTTCCTATGCGCGCAGCGGGAATGAGTACACCAATGCCGCCGATGCGCGCTTCCGGGATGCGGATTTCAGCGCGCCCTTAGAAGGCCAGTTTACGTTATCGGATCGCCCTTACGTTTCGACGCTGGATGTCGGAGATGGGAAGTGGAGCCGGGAGTTTCGACATGCCTTTGCACAATCGCCGCTGTACCTGGACGCTCCCCTGTCGGGGATTTCGCTTACGATGCGTTTAGATTTGCGCTTGAATGAAAAAGACAGGATTTCCGTTGCAAAACTGGACTATGAGGAGGCGCAGCCGAATTTCTGGCGTGCCACGGCAATCTTTGGAATCGGTGCCGTACTTTGGATCGTATCATTGGTGTTTTTCCTGATGCGCACCCCCGTGCGCAAGGGCTTTTGGACACGGATGGAAGCGAAAGTCCCGGTCGAAGCATATCTGGTGGCAAGCGCGCTGTTTTGCGTAGGCACGATTTTCTATTTTCTGAGTTTATGGGATTTCTTCGGGTTTTCCAGTGGCGTATGGGAAAGTGCATCGGCACCGATGGCTCTATGGGATTGGCGCGGGACGGTCTTGTCTTTCCTGATGATTTTGCCGGAATTGATCGGACTTTACCTGCTTTCCGCACTGGTGCGCAAGTGGAAGGCGAAGCGTTTTTATCAGGGCAGTGTCTTGCAATATCTCTTTGAGACGATCGGCAATCTTTTTTCCGGCGGAAAAAGTCGCCCCAAGCGGACATGGAGTTTGGTATTGGTTCTATGCGGGTTCTTTTTTCTGCAGTTCCTTTGCTTATTGGAATTGTCCAGAAGATGGTTATTCTTCTTCTTGGTTGATGCCGGATTTCTCTACTTTGCGTTGCGCGATCAGGAAGAAAAAGAGAGTCTTTTCCGACGCGCCAGTAAAATCGCACAGGGCGAACGCGCCCCGGTGACGGAGCCGGACGACAGCGGGTTGCCGCGCTATTTGCCGCAAAATCGCAAGCTGGCGGAAGAATTGGCACAGATTGAGCTCGGCGTCGATCGGGCAGTGCGCGCGAGCGTAAAAAATGAACGCATGCAGACAGATTTAATTACCAATGTTTCGCATGATCTGCGCACGCCGCTGACGTCCATTATCAGTTATATCAACTTGCTGCAGCGAGAGACGATCGAGAATGAGAAGGCGCGGGAATATATTGCCGTTTTGGATCAAAAAGCACAGCGCCTGCGGCAGCTGATGGACGATCTGATCGAGGCTTCTCGAGCGAGCTCCGGAGCGCTGGATGTCCGGGCAGATGTGATTGATCTGAATGAATTATTGCTGCAGGTGATCGGTGAATACGAGGACAAATGGCAGGACCGGCAGCTCGAATTGCGGGTCGCGATTCCGCCGCGGCATATTCTGATTCGCGCTGATGGACGCCATCTGTACCGGGTTTTGGATAATGTACTGAACAATGCGCAAAAATATGCCATGCCCGGGACGCGCGTGTATTTGGATGTGGAAGAAAACCCGGAGAATGGCGTGGTGACGGTGCGCAATACATCCGAGGAAGCGTTGCACATTGACGCCCAACGCTTGCTGGAACGCTTTAAGCGCGGCGATGAGGCGCGCACGAAAGTCGGAAGCGGGCTGGGACTTTCGATCGCGGAGAGCTTGACGCGTTTGATGCACGGAACGCTGGATATTGCCATAGACGGCGATTTATTCAAAGTTACCTTGTCCTTTCCG
- a CDS encoding response regulator transcription factor, giving the protein MQQRILVCDDDRDIVEAIRIFLEEEGYAVSKAYDGEQALRILEEMPVHLLLLDVMMPKLDGLTALRKIRQTKSIPIIVLSAKTQDADKILGLSLGADDYVSKPFNPLELVARVKSQLRRYTEYDNLSAQEGLLRAGGLAFDEEKRAFFLDGELLSLTKIEYKILQLLMQNPGRIFSSEEIYERVWEEEALGMANTVAVHIRHIREKIEIDPKDPRYVKVVWGIGYKLDPKGGSNGEDR; this is encoded by the coding sequence ATGCAGCAACGGATTTTGGTCTGTGACGATGATCGCGACATCGTCGAGGCGATACGAATTTTTTTGGAAGAAGAGGGTTATGCGGTAAGCAAAGCGTATGACGGAGAACAGGCGCTGCGCATTTTGGAAGAAATGCCGGTTCATCTGCTTCTGCTGGATGTCATGATGCCGAAATTGGACGGGTTGACTGCCCTGCGAAAAATTCGTCAAACGAAATCCATTCCCATTATTGTGCTGTCCGCGAAAACGCAAGATGCGGACAAAATTTTAGGGCTTTCGCTCGGCGCGGACGATTATGTGTCCAAGCCCTTTAATCCCCTGGAACTGGTCGCCCGCGTGAAAAGTCAATTGCGTCGTTATACGGAGTATGACAATTTATCTGCGCAGGAAGGATTGCTGCGCGCGGGGGGATTGGCTTTTGATGAAGAAAAACGCGCTTTCTTTTTAGATGGGGAGCTGCTTTCGTTGACGAAAATCGAGTATAAAATCCTTCAACTTCTTATGCAGAACCCGGGGCGCATTTTCAGCAGCGAAGAAATCTATGAGCGCGTGTGGGAAGAAGAGGCGCTCGGCATGGCAAATACGGTGGCGGTACACATTCGTCATATCCGGGAAAAAATTGAAATTGATCCGAAAGACCCGCGCTACGTGAAAGTCGTGTGGGGCATCGGCTACAAATTGGATCCGAAGGGAGGAAGCAATGGAGAAGACAGATAA